Proteins from one Bacteroides zhangwenhongii genomic window:
- a CDS encoding bifunctional 3-deoxy-7-phosphoheptulonate synthase/chorismate mutase type II: MELESILLPGIEAKRPIVIAGPCSAETEEQVMDTAKQLAAKGQKIFRAGIWKPRTKPGGFEGIGVEGLAWLKEVKRETGMYVATEVATAKHVYECLKAGIDILWVGARTTANPFAVQEIADALKGVDIPVLVKNPVNPDLELWIGALERINNAGLKRLGAIHRGFSSYDKKIYRNLPQWHIPIELRRRIPNLPIFCDPSHIGGKRELVAPLCQQAMDLNFDGLIVESHCNPDCAWSDASQQVTPDVLDYILNLLVIRTETQSTESLGLLRKQIDECDDNIIQELAKRMRVAREIGTYKKEHNITVLQTGRYNEILEKRGSQGEQCGMDAEFMKKIFEAIHEESVRQQMEIINK, encoded by the coding sequence ATGGAACTCGAATCAATTTTATTACCGGGTATTGAGGCTAAAAGACCGATCGTCATTGCCGGCCCGTGTAGCGCAGAAACAGAAGAACAGGTAATGGATACAGCCAAGCAATTGGCAGCGAAAGGTCAGAAGATATTCCGTGCAGGAATCTGGAAACCACGTACCAAACCGGGAGGCTTCGAAGGTATAGGCGTCGAAGGTCTTGCCTGGTTGAAAGAGGTGAAAAGAGAAACCGGTATGTATGTCGCAACCGAAGTTGCAACGGCCAAGCACGTTTACGAATGTCTGAAAGCCGGAATCGATATTCTTTGGGTAGGTGCACGTACCACTGCCAACCCTTTCGCCGTACAGGAAATCGCGGACGCTCTGAAAGGCGTTGATATCCCCGTATTGGTCAAGAACCCTGTAAATCCGGATCTTGAGTTGTGGATCGGAGCCTTGGAACGTATCAACAATGCAGGTCTGAAACGTCTGGGTGCTATTCATCGTGGTTTCAGCAGCTACGATAAGAAGATTTACCGCAATCTGCCCCAATGGCACATTCCTATCGAACTGCGCCGCCGCATCCCTAATCTTCCCATCTTCTGCGATCCCAGTCATATCGGTGGAAAACGCGAACTGGTAGCTCCGCTTTGCCAGCAGGCTATGGACCTTAACTTCGACGGTCTGATCGTAGAAAGCCACTGCAATCCGGATTGTGCATGGAGTGACGCTTCCCAACAAGTGACTCCGGATGTACTCGACTATATCCTCAATCTATTGGTTATCCGTACCGAAACCCAATCGACCGAAAGTCTGGGGCTGCTACGCAAACAGATTGACGAATGTGATGACAACATCATTCAAGAGTTGGCAAAAAGAATGCGCGTTGCCCGCGAAATCGGTACATACAAGAAAGAACATAATATCACCGTACTCCAGACCGGACGTTACAATGAAATTCTGGAAAAGCGCGGTTCACAAGGGGAACAATGCGGTATGGATGCGGAATTCATGAAGAAAATTTTCGAGGCTATCCACGAAGAGTCTGTCCGCCAACAGATGGAGATTATCAACAAATAA
- a CDS encoding pyridoxal phosphate-dependent aminotransferase has product MQKESQMYKIAPADRLASVSEYYFSKKLKEVAQMNAEGKDVISLGIGSPDMPPSEKTIETLCSNAHDPNGHGYQPYVGIPELRKGFAAWYQRWYGVELNPNTEIQPLIGSKEGILHVTLAFVNPGEQVLVPNPGYPTYTSLSKILGAEVINYDLKEDENWMPDFEALERMDLSRVKLMWTNYPNMPTGANATPELYGRLVDFARRKNIVIVNDNPYSFILNEKPISILSVPGAKDCCIEFNSMSKSHNMPGWRIGMLASNAEFVQWILKVKSNIDSGMFRAMQLAAATALEAEADWYEGNNKNYRNRRHLAGEIMKTLGCTYDEKQVGMFLWGKIPASCKDVEELTEKVLHEARVFITPGFIFGSNGARYIRISLCCKDAKLEEALERIKTMTQCADSQCADK; this is encoded by the coding sequence ATGCAGAAGGAAAGTCAAATGTATAAGATCGCTCCTGCCGACAGACTGGCAAGCGTAAGTGAATACTACTTCTCCAAGAAACTGAAAGAGGTAGCACAGATGAATGCAGAAGGTAAGGACGTCATCAGTCTGGGTATCGGAAGTCCCGATATGCCCCCCTCCGAGAAAACCATCGAAACATTGTGCAGCAATGCGCATGATCCCAACGGACACGGCTACCAACCGTACGTGGGTATCCCCGAACTTCGCAAGGGTTTTGCCGCCTGGTATCAACGCTGGTATGGAGTAGAACTGAATCCGAACACGGAGATACAGCCTTTGATCGGCTCGAAAGAGGGAATACTCCATGTCACTCTGGCATTTGTCAATCCGGGAGAACAAGTGCTGGTTCCCAATCCGGGATATCCCACTTATACTTCGCTGAGCAAGATACTCGGTGCGGAAGTCATCAACTACGACCTCAAAGAAGACGAGAACTGGATGCCTGATTTTGAAGCCCTGGAGAGAATGGACCTCAGCCGTGTAAAACTGATGTGGACCAATTATCCGAATATGCCGACAGGCGCCAATGCAACTCCGGAATTATACGGGCGTCTCGTTGACTTTGCCCGCCGCAAGAATATTGTAATCGTGAATGATAACCCATACAGCTTTATCCTAAACGAGAAACCGATCAGTATTCTGAGCGTACCGGGGGCCAAAGACTGTTGTATCGAATTCAACTCCATGAGCAAAAGCCACAATATGCCGGGATGGCGTATCGGTATGCTGGCCTCAAATGCGGAGTTTGTACAATGGATTCTGAAGGTGAAAAGCAATATCGACAGCGGAATGTTCCGTGCCATGCAACTGGCGGCAGCCACTGCTCTGGAAGCTGAAGCCGACTGGTACGAGGGCAATAACAAGAACTACCGTAACCGTCGCCACCTAGCCGGTGAGATTATGAAAACACTAGGGTGCACATACGATGAGAAACAGGTAGGTATGTTCCTTTGGGGAAAGATCCCCGCTTCCTGCAAAGATGTGGAAGAGTTGACGGAAAAGGTATTGCATGAAGCCAGAGTGTTTATCACACCGGGATTTATCTTTGGCAGCAACGGAGCGAGATATATCCGCATCTCTCTTTGCTGCAAAGACGCCAAGTTGGAGGAAGCACTCGAAAGGATAAAAACAATGACACAATGTGCTGACAGCCAATGTGCCGATAAATAG